One region of Micromonospora ureilytica genomic DNA includes:
- a CDS encoding DUF2786 domain-containing protein: MPDADELVANALAAVRGTDVRQAERQLDQLMVGTGAADGTTAVDAALLRRLVRGLGQLWPRGWQPVDVDRITGRRLDARAARLVRHALAAQRRDQAEPVPAWWDDQLRELAATEGGAERSVLSGWATREGLDRADALRTAVDTLALVESLPPIAVLRPPPGTSGAALPRTAGTARSGSPMLDRVRALLAKAESTTFPAEAEALTGKAQELIARHSIDEALLAAGSERGDVPGGVRLSTDAPYAGAKALLVQEVAAANRCEAVWSDDLGFATVLGWPADLVAVELLYTSLLVQATAAMLRGRAERRPGSGRRTKVWDESFLNAFALRIGERLRAATEAATDAADRAAAETAGAERLLPVLAARGEAVRERLDTLFPGVTRHRLSVRDAEGWSSGTSAADRASLDVGGGRKPRQVPGRPDPR; encoded by the coding sequence GTGCCGGACGCGGACGAACTCGTCGCCAACGCGCTCGCGGCGGTGCGCGGCACTGACGTACGGCAGGCCGAACGGCAGCTGGACCAACTGATGGTCGGCACCGGCGCTGCGGACGGCACCACGGCGGTGGACGCGGCGCTGCTGCGTCGCCTGGTCCGCGGCCTGGGCCAGCTCTGGCCGCGCGGTTGGCAGCCGGTCGACGTGGACCGGATCACCGGTCGGCGGCTCGACGCCCGCGCGGCCCGGCTGGTCCGGCACGCGCTGGCCGCCCAGCGGCGCGACCAGGCAGAGCCGGTCCCCGCCTGGTGGGACGACCAGCTACGCGAGCTGGCGGCCACCGAGGGTGGTGCCGAGCGGAGCGTGCTGAGCGGCTGGGCGACCAGGGAGGGGCTGGACCGGGCCGACGCGCTCCGGACGGCCGTGGACACTCTCGCGCTGGTGGAGAGCCTGCCGCCGATCGCTGTGCTGCGCCCGCCGCCGGGCACCAGCGGCGCGGCACTGCCCCGCACGGCCGGCACGGCTCGCAGCGGGTCGCCGATGCTGGACCGGGTACGGGCGCTGCTGGCCAAGGCCGAGTCGACCACCTTTCCCGCCGAGGCGGAGGCGCTGACCGGGAAGGCCCAGGAGCTGATCGCCCGGCACAGCATCGACGAGGCGCTGCTGGCCGCCGGGTCCGAGCGCGGGGACGTGCCCGGCGGTGTACGCCTCAGCACCGACGCCCCGTACGCGGGCGCCAAGGCGCTGCTGGTGCAGGAGGTGGCGGCGGCGAACCGGTGCGAGGCGGTCTGGTCGGACGATCTCGGCTTCGCCACAGTGCTGGGCTGGCCGGCGGATCTGGTGGCGGTGGAGTTGCTCTACACGTCGCTGCTGGTCCAGGCCACGGCGGCGATGCTGCGGGGGCGGGCCGAGCGGCGGCCGGGGTCGGGGCGGCGGACGAAGGTCTGGGACGAGTCCTTCCTCAATGCGTTCGCGCTGCGGATCGGTGAGCGGCTGCGGGCGGCCACCGAGGCGGCGACCGACGCGGCGGATCGGGCGGCGGCCGAGACGGCCGGCGCGGAGCGGCTGTTGCCGGTGCTCGCGGCGCGGGGCGAGGCGGTCCGGGAGCGGCTGGACACGCTCTTCCCCGGCGTCACCCGGCACCGGCTCAGCGTGCGCGACGCCGAGGGTTGGTCGTCCGGCACCTCGGCCGCCGACCGGGCCTCGTTGGACGTCGGCGGCGGCCGGAAGCCCCGACAGGTGCCCGGCCGACCCGATCCGCGCTGA
- a CDS encoding YciI family protein: MLLIWNRPGFTEGLSEQDRTALFGEVDEIMKELTETGELIGGQALANPSQTLTVRLVDGNPEVLDGPFMESKEQFAGYLAVDCDSPQRAAEIAARWPDVRYGGAMEVRPIMDEAGTEM, translated from the coding sequence ATGCTGCTGATCTGGAACCGGCCCGGCTTCACCGAAGGGCTGAGCGAGCAGGATCGCACCGCCCTCTTCGGTGAGGTCGACGAGATCATGAAGGAGCTGACCGAGACCGGCGAGCTGATCGGCGGCCAGGCGTTGGCCAACCCGTCGCAGACGTTGACGGTCCGGCTCGTGGACGGCAACCCCGAGGTCCTCGACGGCCCGTTCATGGAGAGCAAGGAGCAGTTCGCCGGGTACCTGGCCGTCGACTGTGACAGCCCGCAGCGGGCTGCCGAGATCGCCGCCCGCTGGCCGGACGTCCGGTACGGCGGCGCGATGGAGGTCCGCCCGATCATGGACGAGGCCGGGACGGAGATGTGA
- a CDS encoding RNA polymerase sigma factor, producing MTEDRTVEDLLRTFAPQVLGLLVRRHGQFDRCEDAVQEALLAAATQWPGQGVPDNPRAWLLTVATRRLTDEWRSESARRDREVTVARREPAYAGVAPAADAEPAVPADDDTLMLLFLCCHPALPGSAQVALTLRAVGGLSTAQIARAHLVPEATMSQRIRRAKQRVEAAGARFTMPGPAERAERLGTVLRVLYLIFNEGYTASSGPDLRRAELTGEAIRLARILRGLLPDDGEVTGLLALMLLTDAHRAARVGSDGELVPLAEQDRSRWDAAAVAEGIALITEALTWSPPGPYQLQAAIAAVHAEASTAAETDWRQIVALYRLLARIAPNPMVTLNQAVAVAMVDGPRAGLALLTPLDADERTAGHHRLAAVRAHLLELAGEVGAAREAYLAAARGTTSRPEQRYLEVRAARLTGQP from the coding sequence GTGACCGAGGACCGGACGGTCGAGGATCTGCTGCGCACCTTCGCGCCGCAGGTCCTCGGCCTGCTGGTCCGTCGGCACGGACAGTTCGACAGGTGCGAGGACGCGGTCCAGGAGGCGTTGCTCGCCGCCGCGACGCAGTGGCCCGGGCAGGGCGTACCGGACAATCCGCGCGCCTGGTTGCTCACCGTGGCCACCCGCCGGCTCACCGACGAGTGGCGCAGCGAGAGCGCGCGCCGGGACCGCGAGGTGACGGTGGCGCGGCGCGAGCCGGCGTACGCCGGGGTGGCGCCGGCGGCGGACGCGGAGCCCGCCGTTCCGGCCGACGACGACACCCTCATGCTGCTGTTCCTCTGCTGCCACCCGGCGCTGCCCGGATCGGCGCAGGTGGCGCTCACCCTGCGGGCGGTCGGTGGTCTCAGCACCGCCCAGATCGCCCGCGCCCATCTGGTGCCCGAGGCGACGATGAGTCAACGGATCCGGCGGGCCAAACAGCGGGTCGAGGCCGCCGGGGCACGGTTCACCATGCCCGGGCCGGCCGAGCGGGCCGAACGGCTGGGGACGGTGCTGCGGGTGCTCTATCTGATCTTCAACGAGGGCTACACCGCGTCCAGTGGCCCGGACCTGCGCCGGGCCGAGCTGACCGGCGAGGCGATCCGGCTCGCTCGCATCCTGCGCGGGCTGCTGCCCGACGACGGTGAGGTGACCGGGCTGCTGGCGCTGATGCTGCTGACCGACGCGCACCGGGCGGCCCGGGTGGGGTCGGACGGGGAGTTGGTGCCGCTGGCGGAGCAGGACCGTTCCCGGTGGGACGCCGCCGCCGTCGCGGAGGGGATCGCGCTGATCACCGAGGCGTTGACCTGGTCACCGCCCGGCCCGTACCAGCTCCAGGCGGCGATCGCGGCCGTGCACGCCGAGGCGTCGACGGCGGCGGAGACGGACTGGCGGCAGATCGTCGCGCTCTACCGACTGCTGGCCCGGATCGCGCCGAACCCGATGGTCACCCTGAACCAGGCGGTGGCGGTGGCCATGGTGGACGGGCCCCGCGCCGGACTCGCCCTGCTCACGCCGTTGGACGCCGACGAACGCACGGCCGGGCACCACCGGCTGGCCGCCGTCCGGGCTCATCTGTTGGAGCTGGCCGGGGAGGTCGGCGCGGCACGGGAGGCGTACCTGGCCGCCGCGCGGGGCACCACCAGCCGGCCCGAGCAGCGCTACCTGGAGGTGCGGGCGGCCCGGCTGACCGGGCAACCCTGA